The genomic interval GTGATGCATTCACTGATGTGCTTCACCGGCTGCCCCGTTGGCAACACTGTCCCCTCACTGTCTACCTGCAGAATCACTCACGCCATAGTACCCAAGGATACCGGGGAAGCTACAGCCCTGACACGCCTTGTAACACCTCATGTGGGAGTCTGTGTTGTGCTCACTGAGCACCTGAGACTCAGGAGTTCATTTCTGAGCCACTTTTCTGGCACAGAGCAAGGAGCGGCAGCTTCCCACCACCAGCACTAGCTCTCCTTCTCACCTACTCCTACAGAGGACTCCCTGCAGCTCACTTACTTATGGCCCAGAACAAGCACCCATCCTCTGTCCAGCCTGCAACGCACCTCAGGGAAAGGGATGGAGccagtgaagggaaaaaataaacacaccaTCTACACACATACGTAAGTGTCAAACGCCCTTTAGTGGTAGACAGAGGTGTTGCTGGCCGAGCATCCCGGCCCCACGTACAGACTCGCAGTGTGCTGTTGCCCGGAGTACCTGGCCCTTCACCGGATATGCACCATCTCCTCCAGGAAGGGGGTTTTCATGCAGCCTGTGCAGAGCTGATCCATCCAGAGCGGAGCCTCATGCTGCAGAGGGGTGCGCCGGGGGTAGAAGGTGAAATTCACATCATAGTTCAGCAGGCAGCTGATGGATGCCATGTAAATATCAGAGAACCGCACCAGCCGTCGAGAGAAGTATGTGGGGTTGTGGAAGGTGCGGAAGATGCTTCCAAACTGCGGGTTGAACAAGTTCTTCGTCAGTGACCTGAGAAGAAAGAGATGGTGCTCTAGATAAGAGGCCAGGGTCCCAGGTTCCTCCTCCAATCCCTTGGCTCTGGGCCACCCCACTCCCAGAACACATTTAGGGATCACCCCAAGTACCTTCCCACTCAGGCTGCAATGCAGACCAGCCTCTGTACAGTGAGACTGTGACGAATATTCACCATGCTTTTACTCTTCCTTGTTACCGTACCTGTTACGGGCAGGGACCCACCTGCAGTGCCAGGACCTGCAGTAGCAGGCAGCCCATCAGCCCCCCACCAGCACAGGGTGACACCAGCTCCCCTTTTCCACCCTGCCTTCAAACCTGTCCAACGTCCCAAGCTGCAGGGCTGCACTGCTGCATCCCACCCAGACATGGGACACCAGGGAGGACCACAGCCCAACAGCTGCAGCACCACTGTCCCCACATCAGGTTACAAAACAGACCAGTGCTGGCCTGGGAGCCCCTGAGAGACCTCATGAGCGAGGGGCACAGCGCTTACCTGATCTCTTGACGTTCCTTCATCCACTCCAGCAACACTTGCTTCGACTCCGCATCTTGATACATCTGCAAAGACAACAGCGGAAAGCACCACATTGCATCAATCCTGTAGGCTGCACctcagctccccccagtttgcACCGTAACTCACAAACCCACAAGTCTGCTGCACCAAGAGGATGAGATATTTTTGAGAACACAGGCAAGATGGTACATCCCCTGATTCCCATGCTAAGCCCAAAGCGCAGACTCAGAAGGCAGCATATTACCTGCCCCTCTCAGACAGGAGCTGTTTACCTGCATTCTCTCCAGCAGCCCCGTCAAAGCCTGCTGCCAGGTCAGGGAGTGCATGTACTGCTCTGTGTTTATGATCCGAATCTCTGTCTCCAGTTCAGGAACAATGGCTCCAGTCCTCCAGCCGTGACGCAGCATGAGGTCCTAGAGGTCGGGGtgaaaaaacaaccaagaaTTCAACATAAAGatggaaagcaaaacacaacCCTGTTTCCTAGAAGAGCGGTCTGTTCCCATTATAGATTCTCAGGGGACAGGCATCCATGGCCCATGCCATGGTAATACCCAtctcccagccagcagctgtgaCAAACATTGGAGTCACACAAACTGCTCTCAAGTTCACAGACCAGCACATGTTCTTTACCTGCAGAAAGTACTTTGGGAGCCCTTTTTCCACTGTTTGATTCTGCGTGACAGCAGAGTGGGGATGCTTATGCGTCCTACGTGTGCCCTGaaagctgcagcctgcagagcacCCAGTACAGCATACTGGAGACCTGAGCACTCGGAGCAGGGCCCTGCCTTATACTCCAACACAGCTGCAACCACAAGAGTCACACAGACTTGCTCCCACCTCACTGGAGAGTAGAGACCTTTTCACTTACCGCAAGGTCGCTGTACAGATGGTCACCGAAGTACAGCACTTTGGACCCACGCCAGCCTGTCAGCCTCAGAAAATCAAAGAGGTTACCCTGCAAGTAAAAGGAGCACAGAGAGAAACATGGTTACAGGCCAAATGCCTCCATCCTCACCGCATGGTACTGGGCAGCCACCCCAACAGCGCTGTCAGCGCAACTGGATGTGCCACCTTACCGCATGCAGATGTGAGCGCTCATGAGATTTCAACCTGCTTGCTCCCCCACCATCCAAACCCAGAGGTTTCCGTCCTTCCTCACCTTATTTCACTTTCTTCCCATGTGACAACCCTCCTGTACATGCTGCAGCTTTTCTTAAGCTACAGAAAAAGGTGGAAACTCTTCCGAACCCAATAGGCAATTCAGGGCAAGTTCTGTGCTCTAGACCACAGCAAGCCAAGAGGACTACATGGACTAAAAAGGCAACAAAAGGAGGCAGTTTAGAAGCCAAAAGTGAAAGACACCTAAATTATTAGAAAAGCTTGAGTGATGGACAGAAAGAACCCCAGGTATTCTGGGTTTAGACGTTGTTGGGCTCAGGTGATAATGATTTCACCTCACCAGGTGCATCAGAGGTGAAGTGAGTGCTATCATGCAAGGCTGTTGGAGTCAGGAGCACTTGAGGCTGTTCTCACATCACTGACAACCATCCCAACCCAAAAGATTAACACCACCCACGCGTTCACAGGAATTGCTTAACCAAGCCAAAAAGCCAGGCAGCTTGGGCAGATTCACAGCTaagtaaaacaaaccaaaccccaaagcaCCAGCTAAGGCACCGCACAGAGCAGCTTTCAAGGCTTTCCAAACATCCGTCTGCACACAGAGGAGACTTCAGGGaccccccttccatctccacGCAAGTTTTCCACATGAGTCACAATGGAAACAAAACCCactaggaaaggaaaaggccccaccagcaccagcagaCTAGACTGTGTCAGCACAAGCAGTCAATGCAAACTTGCGAGCCACTTGGCAGCAATCTCTCCAGCCAGTCTCCAGTGCTAGGAAAGAACTAGCATGCCTACCCAACAGCACTGGCCCGGacagaaaacccccaaatataAGCCAGCTCCCACAACAGCCTGCAGCCCTGCATTTGGCTGCTGGCAACACGCTATATGGACTGCAAAGGGTGCCCAGAACCAGCATGCTGGGCCTCCTGTTGCTGCAGCATCACTGGAGCGGTGCAGACTTCCCTTAGCAGCGCGGAAACACAGGGCCAGGCAGGCCTCTGCATTTCTTGGACACAACATTGCTGCTGCTCGCTTGAGAGTTGCTCACGAGGCTACTGGCAGAGCAGTGAAATGGACCCCAGCCTTGGGAGGAGGATGGTCCTTTTGCTGTGCTCCAGTCATCTCAAACAGCAGTGGGTCCGACAGCCAGGAGACCTTCTCGTGGACCTCCACTGAACCACAGACCTGTTAAATGACCTCCAGGAGCTGGCtgtcctcctcccctcctgAGATCACAGACTAGGGAGGGATGGGAGTACATACGTCCCCCACACAGAAAACACATCAATCAGAAAGGAGGGACTAGAGGGCCATCACTTGACCTTCCCAGTCCTCAGTGCAAAACACCAAGCCCTGAGGTGCCATTCGTATGAGATGCCCACAGCACAGCACCATACAGCTGTGCTTCAGGGGAGAGGAACAGGTCAGCACAGAGGCCTCTAGCAACATCACCAGCACAGCAAGGTCCACGGTCACTAACACTTGGCAGAAAGAAGCATATTGTGGCACTCCAAGAAACCAGAAATGCTGGGGACAGGATGGACTACAACCAAGATACACACTCTGTCACATCCCAAGAACCACGGTTAGGCAACAACCTTGATGCAGTTGGATGAACATTGTGGTGGGGAAGAACTGGAGAGGAGCCCAAAATCCTACCcatccctccttcttccctcagcttttcccttcctcaaTGCACCATTCACTTGGGTGAGCAACCTGTCGCCACAAGATGTAGGTGGTCAAGAGCAGGATTTAATTCAGCAATAAACCCCATGGCTGAGGTGCATCTTTTCTCCTAAGGGAGCTGCTAACCCACTGGGAAAGTTTGCCCGTGTGAGAGAGACTTTGTATGAGCTCTACTTGTATGTTCCCAGCTCCAAGCTCTTGGCAGAGGATAGGATGCTAGCAGAGCACTTTGACAGACCCACCAGACAGGCCAGAGACTTCCCAACAGCACTACTCAGGGACGTGACCTACTTTTCTACCACAGGTCAGGTCCCAGCTAATTGACTGCGATCTCACTAACAGTTTCTTCCTGTGGGATTGAACAGTTCATATAACCAAGAACAAACCGTCCCAAAGCCAGAGGCAACTTGTTCTCAGGGGACAGACCAGCTACAAGGAGAACACCCCAAGGCAGCAAGCTCACCAGAGTAACAGCCCATCCTTTGGACATGCTTGTCTTTCAGGAAGAGTAGAGAGATGGGAGCGAGGCTTTGTACCCTATTTGATCACCCTTGTTTCTCTATTCCCTCCTCCACAAGTCCACCTTTTCCAACCTTATGGAAGACAATTTGGAGTGAGGTGTGGAAGATCTTTGCCTACACATCAGATTGCAGAGAGCTCTGCCTTCTTACCCTGAACTACCACACTCTTGGGAGGCCCTCCAGAACAAGAGTTTCAGGACCAGGTCATCAGAAGAGCCAAGGGAAAACTGCACTATTGGCCACACTGGACAATGTCAGAACTGAGCTCTTAGGGTGAAGGTTTCATTGTGTACCAGGGCAGGGGGCATTCACTGACCTCTGCCACACATGCAGAGGATGTTTCCCTGCTACCCCTTCTCACACAaacagggcagcagcagggaaaaactCAGCCTGGAAGAGATAACTCAGCACAGGTTCTCCTGGGCAGAAAGGCAAGCACCCAACACCCTAAGTTAACTGGCCctgctttgccttttccctCCTTGTCCCTGTTGTCCGTCCATCTCTAATGCCAAGCCCAGCTGAGCTGGGTGGAATACATCACTCCTGTTACACGCCCTTCTGCAGCATGACCTACATGGAGCTGGGTAGAAAACTGTTTCAGAGCTGCAGACAAAAAGTTTTCCTGCCAGGCAGCTCTGTTATACTTTAtttcagctctgcctcctgcaaCTGTAAAAAGCTGTGATTGCCAGGAGAGCAGCCTTTTCTACACCTGGCACGAAGCATTTATCACCATTCTCAGAGGCTAGTTTATCACACACTGACAGACAACACAAGCCTTGGCAAGGCTTTCCGATAAAGGAAAAGACCCTTTATTCTAATGCTTACATCCCAGCGGAAGCTGAAAGACTTTTCAGAGGCATGCAAATCACAAGGCTATTGCTCCACAGCATGCCAAGAGACATGCTGAAAGCATTCAGGGGGACAGTGTCCTACTGGGCCAGCTAGGGCTCTCTGCATGTGGACAGAGGGCATCTCTTGCTACCACCAACCAGCGCAGCACACAGAGCCTAGAGCATGTCTTCTTACAAATGCCCTCTAAGTATCACAGATGCTCTTTACAAGGACttccatttttcacttttcaaacATCAAACAGCCACAAATGACCTACAGAAGAACCCAGCATTTTCCCCTATCCTGACTAAGcagattttcctgttttccagtgACTTCCAGGCTTTTCCAGTGACTTCCAAAACTGCAGCTGTCTTATAAGTCCCCACCATTTCAGCCTCTTGCTTCATACCCCTTATGCACCCATTCACTTTACCTCTTTGTAgatctttcctttctccagctggTTTATTTTGTCCCACTGCAGTGAGCCTTTATCATCCAGTTTTCGAAAAGGTctggaaaaaaagggggcagATGTCAACTTCTTTTGATTTTTGGTGATTGTTACCCAGCAACCACAACATCTGAATTGGAAAACTTGTTTACCTATGTAACAACACATAATAAAATCTCTACGTGAGAAGCGACCTTCTGGGCATTCTGCACTATTTTCTCAGGGAAAGAGAAAGTGCGAGAGGGAAAtatcttttcaaaatgcttccATTGACTGTAACCATTTCATGCCAATATCCCTAACAActcttcttgcttttcagatacagagaagaggaaaaaaataataacaataaagaCTCCCTCTGAAATGCTAAGACCAAGAAGGCTTTGCCATGAAACACTTTGTGTCCTGTTCCAGTCTGGCTATGCCCCAGCCCAGAGACCGTGGAATGTCTTAATAGGATAAAGCAGTCTGCAGAGTGGATGGAAATCAGTCTCCATGCTGATCTCGGCAGCTGACAGGAGCTGGCTCCTGTTGTTCCCAAGGGCTTGCTTGGTTACCTTCCACTTGGACAGAAGAAGCAAAACAATGCTTAAGTTACTTGACGCCCATTAACATTCATGCTTGAGGGGAACATTGCTCCCTCTTGGGGTATAAGTTCCAAACTGTGAGCTCCAGGATCAAAGCCTTGGTATgaagctgctcctgctgcaagCAGAGCACAATCTCATCCAGAAGTATTGTATGATCCTGAGCTGCCATAGGGCAGAAGGAATCCAGCCTCCCACCATGAACTCTACATCCTACCCAGGCAAGGGGCTTCTCAGCCACAAGTGATCTCCAGTGCACACCTGCATTTTCCCTCAGATAAAACACTCCACAATTCACTACAGCTCACCATCAGGAGGTTTCCCTCACCTTGGATGTATGTGCCATTTCACTCTACTGGCCTACTACGAGTGGACCTTAGGCACCGTGCAGCCATAAGGTTTTATCTCCTAGGGGGCCAGATCGTCATAGCTCCAGGCTGCATTTGTAAGACACTTCACCTACATCCCATGAAGAAAACTTTTAACAGGTCAGCACAGCTTATAAAGCCATTTCGTAGGTTTACTCCTGTTTATGCTAGTGGCCTGGGAAATGGGGGAAGAAAATACGTAAAGAGGAAAGAATAGACCTCTCCCTCAAGAGCACTAATTCCTGGTCAGTCGTAAGCTGAGGCAACAAAGCAGACGCAAGTTCCCAAAGCAAATAATCCAAAGAGCAAAGCGAGGACAGCAGCTTGTCTATCAGCTAGTCCCTTGGCAGCTCCTAACTGACCACAAAACCCAGCTGCCACGTACAAAGGCTTCCAGAGCTGCCAATTACCAAACAGCATGTACCCAGTAactaaaaacaacaacaaccaaaaaaaaccaacaaaacaaaacaaaaaaccaaaccacacagaTATTTGCTGTGGggaacaggaaaaggaaagattttggCACACTCTCAAGACCTAGGGCCAAGAAATGGCCAGCTCTCATACATGCCATTCcactcctctcttctttctgaaCATTTAAGTACATTATTACCCCTAAAAATCTAAGTTAAGCCCAGAACATGACAAAACTGATGAGACTTAAGACAGCCAATTTTAGAAACATGCTTTCTGCTTGGCACTACCCAGTCTATCCACTTATTCCCAGACTGGTCAGTTTTCATCTCCTCAGAGAGTATCTGAGAGGACAGTGGAAGGCTCGATGCCTACTGGACCTAGATTATGCTTAGAAAACCACTACTTTTTTGGAAGGTAAAAGGAGCCGTTTATTCCAGGGAAGGGGGCCCAAAACCTCAGGCCTACATGCAGCAATGCAGCATTGCCCTGGGGACACGTACTTCCGCCGATCCGTGAAGAAGTTGGGCTTGTCAGCTTGCACAATGACCATGTCGAATAAGTCCCGCCAGTTCTTGCCAACCATGTGTTTCATTCCTTTATCCCTAAGggcaaaggaacagaaaagttAACAGATCCAGTACTCCTTTTCACCCAACACTGCATCTTTACAGCAGTCTGTCCTAAATTTACTCTCATTtcagtaacagagaagaaagcttAGAGATTTGtgacacccccccgccccccaaggCTGTTTCATTGCATGGATTACTGATGTAGCACTTCGACTGTTTCAAGCTGTCCTACCCTTTCTCCTATAACATGGGAAGTCCAAAGAAGTCTGTGATGCAGAAAAAGCTGCTAGAGGTAATCCAAAGTGGCAGTTCTGTAACACTGGGGCCAGCCACAGCCTTCCACCTTCTTCAAAAAGTGAGAGTCGATGTAGAGAGCACTGTGGGGTGCAACATTCACCACAACCGGTTCCCAGACAGCACTCTCATGACTATTGCCGCAAAAACCTCTAGCATACAACTTTCAAATGCTCACAGGAGAGACTGCACTGCACAGCTCTTGCTGCGCTGTGGTGACCCGTCAATGTGCAATAACAGTACTCACACAAAGCTAAAGGGACTGTTTGTAATGAGGAAGAGTTTCTTCTTGTGGTTCACCAGTCGGTTTAGCACAGCATAGATCTCATCCCCATGCAGAATATACTGTTCTATATCAGAATAAAACAGACATCATCAATCAAAAAATTTTGGCATAAATCACAAccacatttctttaaaaacagaaacaaacctAACCCCTATACCACCAGGGATGCAAAAGGCCTGAGTTAGATCCATCCCAGACAGGCAGGTAGTGAAACACCATGGTGACAGAATGGCCTTCCTCATCCTCATCAATCCTATctagagggaagagaaagactgAGGAACTGAAAAGGTTAGTAAAAAAGGTTGATACCATAGTGTCACATGGGACAGGCACAGCCACTCCAGGCCATGCTGCTACCAGGAGCTTGCTTTCCCCTGAATGACCAGGAAGCCTTCCCAGATGGTGCCTTTGCACATTCATATCATGCCAAGGACCATCATCCCTCGCTTACaagctgaaggaaaacagaaacacaagcaATGAGGTAGCTGTTTCCTCCATTAAAATAGATCTTCCATCTGACCCTAAATACCACGCAGTTCTTAGTGCTACTCTACCCCTCAGCTGCCTTTAGGCATGCCACAATCAAGTATTTCATTAAGTTCTGCGTCCCCCTGACTCCTATGACTGTGTGTAGGGCCTACACAGTCATCTTACAAAGAACACCACATAGGACAAGACACATCAAAATGGATTTGGCACCAGAGCTCTGTTTAAACTCACCCAGATCTTTTTCAATCCATTTGTACATCACTCCTTTCACATGTACATCTCTAATAGCATCCTAAAGAAAAGGGCagggaaaaaagtttcagttttaCATATGGCATTCCTATTTCCCAGCATGCAAACCTTATGCTACTACTGAGGACCAATAGAGTAATGACACATCCCCTCTTCTTGCTGAATGAACAAAAGCTACATTAATGCTAAGCAGAAGACCTTGTAGAGCGAGGCTCACCAACGTGCCAAAAAGAACACCACAGTGGCTAGCTCAGCTGATGCAGTACAAGGGGAGAAACCTCAAAACCTATCCATGAGAGCACAACTTCCTTCCTGCTCCTGGAAACCAGCACATGTTAACGCACATGCTAACACACTGGTACCAAGGCAATCAAGactgtgcaactccaaaaccaTTTACTGCCCCAGACACTAGctggcttttcttcctccctatGCCTGTGGAAGCTCTGCCAAACGTGACCCAAACAATGGGAGCATGGCCAaggcaaacagcagcagaggtgagcATCTGTAACGCCAAAACACTCCCCACAAGCCAAGGAGGGCCAGtgggcacaggcagagcagaagcTTCCACTAGGAGGGTGAGGGGTTTTTGCCAAAACAGAGCTGCTCACTTTTCAGGAGGGAGGCAAGTTAAAACAGATATTGTCAAGGGCATCCAAATATCCTCTATTTTCCAGGCCGGAGGCCAAGATGCAACACATTTTTGGACACACCCAACTGAGATTCTTCCCAAGTCTCTATCCAATGAGATACGTCAGATACACAAAACCATTTCAAGAGCAGCAGCCCATTTTGCAGTGTTTACACATGCAAATGCTTGTTTTAACGGTACCATTTTCATCTCTGACAATTCAGACAGGTAAACAAATGCTGCCTTTCCCCAGGACCCTTAAATCCCTGTTACACTACATGTGCTCCTTTGGGAGTTGCTCTTTCAGACT from Haliaeetus albicilla chromosome 24, bHalAlb1.1, whole genome shotgun sequence carries:
- the NT5DC2 gene encoding 5'-nucleotidase domain-containing protein 2, which translates into the protein MAALGMAALRRGSGAAPRLLAVAVSCQSCRPKASQCPGDGGHGQPKDHHPAAPGRARRGAEPGPAAGSQPLPAEGADTKTYLWARYHEMKKLVYDLLPPGVCNLLNPAAIYANNEISLGDVEIYGFDYDYTLAQYSNLLHSMIFNTARDILIEQFKYPEGLGKYDYIPGFAIRGLHYDVQKSLLMKIDAFHYVQLGTAYRGLKPVPDEEVIELYGGTQHIPLYQMSDFYGKGPSLKQFMDIFSLPEMTLLSSVIDYFITHGIEFDQVHLYKDISDAIRDVHVKGVMYKWIEKDLEQYILHGDEIYAVLNRLVNHKKKLFLITNSPFSFVDKGMKHMVGKNWRDLFDMVIVQADKPNFFTDRRKPFRKLDDKGSLQWDKINQLEKGKIYKEGNLFDFLRLTGWRGSKVLYFGDHLYSDLADLMLRHGWRTGAIVPELETEIRIINTEQYMHSLTWQQALTGLLERMQMYQDAESKQVLLEWMKERQEIRSLTKNLFNPQFGSIFRTFHNPTYFSRRLVRFSDIYMASISCLLNYDVNFTFYPRRTPLQHEAPLWMDQLCTGCMKTPFLEEMVHIR